The proteins below are encoded in one region of Methylobacillus flagellatus KT:
- the ylqF gene encoding ribosome biogenesis GTPase YlqF, producing MAIQWFPGHMTSARKKAEETMEFTDVVIEVLDARVPEASHNPMIEELRLHRQRPSLKILNKADLADPAVTQAWLNHFNRQDGIKAVALSCKKPGDAKKIPDLCRSLAPHRGSHLKPLRMMIMGIPNVGKSTLMNALLNRRIAKVGDEPAVTKSQQRFELSPQLTITDTPGMMWPKIKYDSDGYMLAASHAIGRNAVIDEEVAEFLAGILLERYPALLQSRYKIDVSNMDAIDLLEAIGKRRGYLLKGGALDMEKTAMAFLVDYRSGTLGRISLETPESRAAMMTEALARQKAREESQEEKTKTEP from the coding sequence ATGGCAATTCAATGGTTCCCCGGACACATGACCTCCGCCCGTAAAAAAGCGGAAGAAACCATGGAGTTCACTGATGTAGTGATCGAAGTGCTGGATGCGCGCGTGCCGGAAGCCAGCCACAACCCCATGATTGAGGAATTGCGCCTGCACCGCCAGCGTCCGAGCCTCAAAATCCTCAACAAGGCCGACCTGGCCGACCCTGCCGTCACCCAGGCATGGCTCAACCACTTCAACCGCCAGGACGGCATCAAGGCAGTGGCGCTGTCTTGCAAGAAGCCGGGCGACGCAAAGAAAATTCCCGACCTCTGCCGCAGCCTGGCACCGCATCGTGGCAGCCACCTCAAGCCACTGCGCATGATGATCATGGGCATTCCCAATGTCGGCAAATCCACGCTCATGAACGCCTTACTCAACCGCCGCATTGCCAAGGTCGGCGACGAGCCCGCCGTCACCAAGAGCCAGCAGCGCTTCGAACTCAGTCCCCAGCTCACCATTACCGACACCCCGGGCATGATGTGGCCGAAAATCAAGTACGACTCCGACGGCTATATGCTCGCCGCCAGCCATGCCATTGGCCGCAATGCCGTGATCGATGAGGAAGTCGCGGAATTTCTCGCCGGTATCCTGCTGGAGCGCTACCCCGCCCTGCTACAGTCGCGATACAAGATAGATGTAAGCAACATGGATGCGATTGACCTGCTCGAAGCGATCGGCAAACGACGAGGCTACCTGCTCAAGGGCGGCGCGCTGGACATGGAAAAGACCGCGATGGCCTTTCTCGTGGACTATCGTTCCGGCACCCTCGGGCGCATTAGCCTCGAAACGCCGGAATCACGCGCAGCCATGATGACAGAAGCGCTGGCCCGGCAGAAGGCAAGGGAGGAAAGCCAGGAAGAAAAAACCAAGACAGAACCTTAA
- a CDS encoding PEP-CTERM sorting domain-containing protein, which yields MKFQKHGVALALASSMLFAVPAFAQEVIVNGGFEADAAESYNPQGWQVAEQGIYGSVLATDATESYGSGYKTVGAASGQFYGFLDSAYPSSQALYQNFSISAVTSAVLSFQMFVNDQSDNGIVYINQAGLDATTGGSYEANQHVRVDILRADADPFSVHAADIIGTYYLGGANGRRFDGADNVNQYVDYSFDVTDALAAGGEYTLRFAAVSNQGALQVGLDNISLNVTPVPEADTYAMLLAGLGVLGLALRRRQTI from the coding sequence ATGAAGTTTCAAAAACATGGCGTAGCGCTGGCCCTGGCCAGCTCCATGCTGTTTGCTGTGCCTGCATTTGCGCAGGAAGTCATTGTCAATGGCGGCTTCGAGGCCGATGCTGCCGAAAGTTACAACCCTCAAGGTTGGCAAGTGGCCGAACAGGGGATTTATGGTTCTGTGCTGGCGACGGATGCCACCGAGTCCTATGGCAGCGGTTACAAGACAGTTGGCGCTGCCAGCGGTCAGTTCTACGGCTTCCTGGATTCTGCTTATCCTAGCAGCCAGGCGCTTTACCAGAATTTCTCGATCAGTGCCGTGACTTCCGCCGTACTGTCCTTCCAGATGTTCGTCAATGACCAGAGCGACAACGGTATTGTGTATATCAATCAGGCTGGCCTGGATGCCACCACCGGCGGCAGCTACGAAGCCAACCAGCACGTCCGTGTGGATATTCTCCGTGCGGACGCAGATCCATTTTCCGTTCATGCTGCTGACATCATCGGTACGTACTATCTTGGCGGTGCCAATGGCCGTCGCTTTGATGGAGCAGACAATGTGAACCAGTATGTGGACTACAGTTTTGATGTGACCGATGCACTGGCTGCCGGAGGCGAATACACCTTGCGTTTTGCCGCAGTGAGCAACCAGGGCGCCTTGCAGGTCGGTCTCGACAATATCAGCCTGAACGTTACCCCAGTGCCTGAAGCCGATACCTACGCCATGCTGCTTGCTGGCCTAGGCGTACTTGGCCTGGCTTTGCGTCGTCGTCAAACAATTTAA
- a CDS encoding alkaline phosphatase: MKKATMKVSALAVTMALAGQALAEDANTWYQDGQDALAAAKKLYPNNRKAKNVILFVGDGMGISTVTAARILEGQMKGRDGERNKLAFETLPYLALSKTYSANQQTPDSAPTMTAMVTGVKTNDGVISVDQRVLNGDKDNSKVQAAKLATILELAEQNGRATGVISTARITHATPAATYAHTSARDWESDNNVPADSEVKDIASQLIDNFGAGAIGDGIEVVLGGGRSRFLPNTVDDPENAGRKGERRDGRNLAQEYVEKFGGKFVWNQAQFDAINPANTNRLLGLFERSHMQYEHDRPNDTGKEPSLADMTGKAIDILKKNPKGFFLMVEAGRIDHGHHANNAYRALTDTIALSDAVKKALEKVDLTDTLVIVTADHSHTMTIGGYPERGNPILGKVMVDGRLSLATDGNPYTTISYANGKGYYPEVPGEEVYNYPARSGRIEDMTNVDTSHPDFHQEVTVPLNSETHSAEEVQIFAGGPKAHLFHGMHEQNYIFHVMKDAFGF; encoded by the coding sequence ATGAAAAAGGCAACAATGAAGGTATCCGCCTTGGCGGTCACGATGGCCCTGGCTGGCCAGGCGCTGGCAGAGGATGCCAATACCTGGTACCAGGATGGACAAGATGCGCTGGCAGCTGCCAAGAAGCTTTATCCCAATAACCGCAAGGCCAAAAACGTGATCCTGTTCGTGGGTGACGGTATGGGTATTTCGACTGTGACGGCAGCCCGCATCCTCGAGGGCCAGATGAAAGGCCGTGATGGAGAGCGCAACAAGCTGGCTTTCGAGACGCTGCCTTACCTCGCCTTGTCCAAGACTTACTCTGCCAATCAGCAGACACCTGATTCCGCGCCCACCATGACGGCCATGGTGACCGGCGTGAAGACCAACGACGGCGTGATTTCGGTAGATCAGCGTGTGTTGAACGGCGATAAGGACAACAGCAAGGTACAGGCCGCCAAGCTGGCGACCATTCTTGAGCTGGCAGAGCAGAATGGCCGTGCCACTGGCGTGATTTCCACAGCCCGCATCACGCATGCGACGCCTGCGGCAACTTATGCCCACACCTCCGCCCGTGACTGGGAGTCCGATAACAATGTGCCTGCCGATTCCGAAGTCAAGGATATTGCCTCCCAGCTGATCGACAATTTTGGCGCCGGCGCGATTGGCGACGGGATTGAAGTGGTACTGGGTGGTGGCCGCAGCCGCTTCCTGCCCAATACTGTCGATGATCCTGAAAATGCAGGCCGCAAGGGCGAGCGCCGTGATGGCCGTAACCTGGCCCAGGAATATGTGGAGAAGTTCGGCGGCAAGTTCGTCTGGAACCAGGCACAATTCGATGCCATCAATCCAGCCAATACCAACCGTTTGCTGGGCTTGTTCGAGCGCTCCCACATGCAATACGAGCATGACCGCCCGAATGACACAGGCAAGGAGCCATCCCTGGCTGACATGACAGGCAAGGCAATCGATATCCTCAAGAAGAATCCCAAGGGCTTTTTCCTGATGGTGGAAGCTGGCCGCATCGACCATGGCCACCACGCCAACAATGCGTACCGTGCGCTGACCGATACCATTGCCTTGTCTGATGCGGTGAAAAAGGCCCTGGAAAAGGTTGACCTCACTGATACCCTGGTCATCGTGACTGCCGACCATAGCCATACCATGACCATTGGCGGCTATCCAGAGCGCGGCAATCCCATCCTCGGCAAGGTGATGGTCGATGGGCGTCTGAGCCTTGCGACAGACGGTAACCCATACACCACCATTTCCTATGCCAATGGCAAGGGCTACTACCCAGAAGTGCCGGGTGAGGAAGTCTATAACTACCCAGCACGCAGTGGCCGTATCGAAGACATGACCAATGTCGACACCAGCCACCCTGATTTCCACCAGGAAGTGACTGTGCCGCTGAACTCTGAAACGCATTCAGCCGAAGAAGTGCAGATTTTTGCCGGCGGCCCCAAGGCGCACTTGTTCCATGGTATGCATGAGCAGAATTACATCTTCCATGTCATGAAGGATGCCTTCGGCTTCTAA
- a CDS encoding class I SAM-dependent methyltransferase, which translates to MTLIPEIKPQQSIELLKELHILTREGKLNQDTRRKLKQVYHLYHFIEPLLLEVMESRADPILIDHGAGKSYLGFILYDLFVKQQAAGRIAGIEARGELVEKSKSLAQKLGFNRMDFFHLTVEEAMASPALPDQVDIVTALHACNTATDDAIRFGLEKKAQFMVLVPCCQAEVAEVLRKHKNESFGKTPLSEIWRHPIHTREFGSQITNVLRCLQLEAHGYQVTVTELVGWEHSMKNELIIARYKNSPRRNAQARLEQILEQLNLQDLRDRFIY; encoded by the coding sequence ATGACACTCATCCCGGAAATCAAGCCCCAGCAATCAATCGAGCTCCTCAAGGAGCTGCATATCCTCACGCGGGAAGGCAAGCTCAACCAGGATACACGGCGGAAACTCAAGCAGGTATACCACCTGTATCACTTCATCGAGCCCTTGCTGCTGGAAGTGATGGAAAGCCGCGCCGATCCCATTCTCATCGATCATGGCGCGGGAAAATCCTACCTGGGATTTATCCTTTACGACCTGTTCGTCAAGCAGCAGGCGGCCGGCCGCATTGCTGGCATAGAAGCACGCGGTGAGCTGGTGGAGAAGTCGAAGTCGCTTGCGCAAAAGCTGGGTTTCAACCGCATGGACTTCTTTCACCTGACGGTGGAAGAGGCCATGGCCTCACCTGCATTGCCTGACCAGGTTGATATCGTCACCGCATTGCACGCCTGCAACACGGCGACTGATGATGCTATTCGATTTGGCCTGGAGAAAAAAGCCCAGTTCATGGTACTGGTGCCTTGCTGCCAAGCCGAGGTGGCCGAAGTGTTGCGCAAGCACAAGAATGAATCCTTCGGAAAAACACCGCTGTCCGAGATATGGCGCCACCCGATCCATACGCGCGAATTCGGCAGCCAGATCACCAATGTGCTGCGCTGTCTGCAGCTGGAAGCTCACGGTTACCAGGTGACCGTGACCGAGTTGGTAGGGTGGGAGCATTCCATGAAAAACGAACTTATCATTGCACGCTACAAGAACAGCCCGCGCCGCAATGCCCAGGCCAGGCTGGAACAGATACTGGAACAGCTTAATCTGCAGGATCTGCGCGACCGCTTTATCTACTAA
- a CDS encoding YihY/virulence factor BrkB family protein translates to MVAKLLQGLSEQALHRLKCLRQLLVQSVLSWFSHRATSKGAALAFYTMFSLTPILVLVIAIAGYFLGERAAHGEIVAQISDLVGESGAQVIQSMLAKSSNPKSGIVATLIASALLFIGATTVFAELKASLDEVWEVSKDTARGGKAAIGNLVKTRLLSFSIIVSLAFLLLTSLLVNAGLALVEQFFAEFVGRFITAIGVFKHISALVSFGVITSMFAVIFKMLPDVKLPWSDVWIGAAFTAILFSLGKYLIGIYLGNSAVASSFGAAGSLIALLLWVYYSAQIFFFGAEITRQYALTFGSLRGIPTDKIPLK, encoded by the coding sequence TTGGTTGCCAAACTGCTACAAGGCTTGAGCGAACAAGCCCTGCATAGGCTCAAGTGTTTGCGCCAACTGTTGGTGCAATCGGTATTGTCATGGTTTTCCCATCGCGCCACCAGCAAGGGGGCCGCGCTGGCTTTTTACACCATGTTCTCGCTGACCCCTATCCTGGTGTTGGTGATTGCGATTGCAGGATACTTCCTCGGTGAGCGTGCCGCACATGGCGAAATTGTGGCGCAGATATCGGACCTGGTGGGCGAGAGCGGCGCGCAGGTGATCCAGAGCATGCTGGCTAAGTCGAGCAATCCCAAGTCCGGCATCGTGGCGACGTTGATCGCCTCTGCCCTGCTGTTCATCGGGGCGACGACAGTGTTTGCCGAACTCAAGGCCAGCCTGGATGAAGTCTGGGAAGTCTCAAAGGACACGGCCCGGGGCGGCAAGGCAGCCATTGGCAACTTGGTCAAGACAAGGCTGCTTTCATTCAGCATCATCGTCTCGCTCGCCTTCCTGTTGCTGACTTCATTGCTGGTGAATGCCGGATTGGCGCTGGTCGAGCAGTTCTTCGCGGAGTTCGTTGGCCGCTTCATTACGGCCATCGGCGTATTCAAGCACATTTCCGCATTGGTAAGCTTTGGCGTGATCACCTCGATGTTTGCCGTCATCTTCAAGATGCTGCCTGACGTGAAGCTGCCATGGTCGGATGTCTGGATAGGGGCCGCCTTCACCGCCATCCTGTTCAGCCTTGGGAAATACCTGATCGGGATATATTTGGGCAACAGCGCGGTGGCATCAAGCTTCGGTGCGGCAGGCTCCTTGATCGCCCTGTTGCTATGGGTGTATTACTCCGCGCAGATTTTTTTCTTCGGCGCCGAAATCACGCGGCAATACGCCCTCACATTTGGCAGCCTGCGCGGCATCCCCACAGACAAGATTCCGCTCAAGTAA
- a CDS encoding copper chaperone PCu(A)C, with protein sequence MKHICLSLLLLCSLHAQAEVTIVEPWVRTTAPGQKVAAGYARIVSDKDVVLVSASSSHADKVEVHEMLMDDGIMKMRPLQRLELKANTPVELKPSGAHLMLIGIKSPVKVGDAIPLTLVFEDGQAVQESVSAVFNGRAVSHQGMEHHAH encoded by the coding sequence ATGAAACACATCTGCCTAAGCCTGCTATTGCTTTGCAGTCTCCATGCACAGGCCGAGGTTACCATCGTCGAGCCGTGGGTGCGCACCACTGCACCTGGGCAAAAGGTGGCAGCTGGTTATGCGCGCATCGTATCGGACAAGGATGTCGTGTTGGTCTCGGCCAGCTCCAGTCATGCGGACAAGGTTGAAGTCCATGAAATGCTGATGGATGACGGCATCATGAAAATGCGCCCGCTGCAGCGACTCGAACTCAAGGCCAACACCCCTGTAGAATTGAAGCCTAGCGGAGCGCACCTGATGCTCATTGGGATCAAAAGCCCTGTGAAGGTGGGCGATGCCATTCCGCTGACCCTGGTATTTGAAGACGGGCAAGCCGTGCAGGAGAGTGTCTCCGCGGTATTCAACGGACGGGCCGTCTCCCACCAAGGGATGGAGCATCACGCACACTGA
- a CDS encoding PEP-CTERM sorting domain-containing protein — protein MPEPATYALLLAGLGVLISNVRRETKTQNQNLQ, from the coding sequence GTGCCCGAGCCTGCCACTTATGCGCTGCTGCTCGCTGGCCTGGGTGTGCTTATCAGCAATGTTCGCCGCGAAACCAAAACCCAAAATCAAAACCTGCAATAA
- the hrpA gene encoding ATP-dependent RNA helicase HrpA, whose product MTTTSSINERQVLKHLQAQLPDCLLLDRFHLKRRLQQVGAMLEQGKPVDKLMTELATKVQTSLQRRQLRQEQLPKPEYPAELPVSARKDEIAQAIAKHQVVIVSGETGSGKTTQLPKICLELGRGVAGLIGHTQPRRIAARSVASRIAQELKSPLGEAVGYKVRFNDRLSETTYIKLMTDGILLAETQGDRFLNAYDTIIIDEAHERSLNIDFLLGYLKQLLPRRPDLKVIVTSATIDAERFSRHFNGAPVIEVSGRTYPVEIRYRPLGSRRMVVAPPAPVAAPVPVVAQKEEAPQEDIIDIGIKRKAGNIDPSIRKWLEDDNDVEVLGQDIMGIQRKPRAEAKWLEEDDAEEAMEEAILDSVEQLSRLGGGDILVFLPGEREIRETADYLNKHLRHVEILPLFARLSIEDQQKVFRSSGGRRVVLATNVAETSLTVPGIKYVIDTGLARVNRYSARAKVEQLQVEKISQAAARQRAGRCGRVSNGICIRLYDEADFNHRPEFTDPEILRSSLAAVILRMAALKLGNVQDFPFIEAPSSRYIADGYQLLQELGAVDAEQNITDTGRQLARLPLDPRVSRMILEGKKQGCVREILIIASALAIQDPRERPMDKREAADQAHAKFNVEHSDFLGFIKLWEWYEDALKTKKSNKDLLNKCHSNFLSFLRLKEWRELYQQLREIAEELELKLNEQPASYEQVHRALLAGLLGNIGFKDGEADNYLGARGIRFHIAPGSTLKKARPKWVMAAELMETTKLYARCVARIEPDWIEPLARGLTQSHYSDPRWDRKAAQVVAWERVSLYGLTVVPRRRVHYGPINPQESREIFIREALANMEFDTRAPFFAANRKLIAEIEELEHKARRQDVLVDEHTLFAFYDAIIPAGIVNGAGFEKWRQEAERETPRLLYLTRDHLMRHGAAGVTEVQFPESLELDGVKLPLKYRFEPGHPLDGVTATVPLALLNQLNPVEAEWLVPGMIREKVTALIKALPKTLRRVCVPVPDFVTGFLETATRKDGALLPALASYIQQRTGLKLSASEWQADALDAHLYMNFRVVDEKNRELGSGRDWHALKAQLGQAAQLTFRSNSPGIEKAGLKQWDFGDLPPTLSFSRDGRQLTGYPALEDNGDSVAIKLFDTELAARQSHRAGVRRLMRFELKEQMKQLEKGLPGFNQYALQLRSIMSPEELREDMLVAISDRAFIGEDELPRNSQDFMALKARARTRLPAVVEGAGRLATAIATEYTQLTQKLNAAPASLSRVKKELEGQLARLLPKRFFSATPWDTLQHLPRYIKAMRLRLEKYPGAIERDTRSGQAVQQIWERWESHVQGLRKANQEVPPAVLDYRWLIEELRVSLFAQELKTPFPVSVKRLDKAWEDMVRA is encoded by the coding sequence ATGACGACAACCAGTTCTATCAATGAGCGCCAAGTGCTGAAGCACTTGCAGGCGCAACTTCCCGATTGTTTATTGCTTGACCGCTTCCATTTAAAGCGCCGTTTGCAGCAGGTTGGTGCCATGCTGGAGCAGGGCAAACCGGTTGATAAACTGATGACAGAGCTGGCAACAAAAGTCCAGACCTCTCTTCAACGCCGACAGTTAAGGCAGGAACAGTTACCTAAGCCCGAATATCCGGCTGAATTGCCCGTTAGTGCACGCAAGGATGAAATTGCGCAGGCGATTGCCAAGCACCAGGTGGTCATCGTGAGTGGGGAGACAGGCTCTGGTAAGACGACACAATTGCCGAAAATCTGCCTTGAGCTGGGGCGTGGTGTTGCCGGGTTGATCGGGCATACTCAGCCGCGGCGGATTGCTGCGCGCTCGGTGGCGTCGCGCATTGCACAGGAGCTGAAATCCCCATTGGGCGAGGCGGTAGGTTACAAGGTGAGATTCAACGACCGACTCTCGGAAACCACCTATATCAAGCTGATGACGGACGGTATTCTGCTTGCGGAAACGCAGGGTGACCGTTTCCTCAACGCCTACGACACCATCATCATCGACGAGGCGCACGAGCGCAGCCTGAATATCGATTTTCTGCTTGGCTATCTCAAGCAATTGTTGCCGCGCCGGCCTGACCTCAAGGTGATTGTCACCTCGGCGACCATTGATGCCGAGCGCTTTTCACGCCATTTCAACGGCGCGCCGGTGATCGAGGTCTCCGGGCGGACTTATCCGGTGGAAATCCGCTACCGACCCCTGGGCAGTCGCCGCATGGTGGTGGCGCCGCCAGCGCCAGTCGCTGCGCCGGTGCCAGTCGTGGCGCAAAAAGAAGAGGCGCCGCAGGAGGATATCATTGATATCGGCATCAAGCGCAAGGCAGGCAATATCGATCCTTCCATCCGCAAATGGCTGGAGGACGATAATGACGTGGAGGTGCTGGGTCAGGACATCATGGGCATCCAGCGCAAGCCGCGTGCCGAAGCCAAATGGCTGGAAGAGGACGATGCCGAGGAAGCGATGGAGGAGGCGATCCTCGATTCCGTGGAGCAACTGTCGCGGCTCGGCGGCGGCGACATCCTGGTGTTCCTGCCGGGCGAGCGCGAGATTCGCGAGACGGCGGATTACCTCAACAAGCACCTGCGCCATGTGGAGATATTGCCCTTGTTCGCGCGCCTCTCCATAGAAGACCAGCAGAAAGTATTCCGCTCCAGCGGCGGGCGGCGCGTGGTGCTCGCCACCAATGTCGCCGAGACTTCGCTCACCGTGCCGGGCATCAAGTATGTGATCGATACCGGTCTGGCGCGGGTCAACCGTTACAGCGCACGCGCCAAGGTCGAGCAATTGCAGGTGGAGAAGATCTCCCAGGCGGCGGCGCGTCAACGAGCCGGTCGCTGCGGACGCGTGTCCAACGGTATCTGTATCCGGCTGTATGACGAAGCGGATTTCAATCACCGTCCCGAATTCACCGATCCCGAAATCCTGCGATCCTCGCTAGCCGCTGTCATCCTGCGCATGGCTGCGCTCAAGTTGGGCAACGTGCAGGACTTTCCATTCATCGAAGCACCAAGCTCGCGCTATATTGCCGATGGCTACCAGCTATTGCAGGAGCTGGGCGCGGTGGATGCAGAGCAGAATATCACCGATACCGGACGTCAGTTGGCGCGCCTGCCGCTGGATCCACGCGTCTCGCGCATGATCCTGGAAGGCAAGAAGCAGGGCTGTGTGCGTGAAATCCTCATCATCGCCAGCGCGCTGGCGATACAGGATCCGCGAGAGCGTCCCATGGACAAGCGCGAGGCGGCTGATCAGGCACATGCCAAGTTCAATGTCGAGCATTCCGATTTTCTTGGCTTCATCAAGCTGTGGGAGTGGTACGAAGACGCGCTCAAGACCAAGAAATCGAACAAGGACTTGCTCAACAAGTGCCACAGCAATTTCCTCTCGTTCCTGCGACTCAAGGAGTGGCGCGAGCTCTACCAGCAGCTCAGGGAAATTGCCGAGGAGCTTGAACTTAAGCTCAACGAGCAGCCTGCTTCCTATGAGCAGGTGCACCGTGCCTTGCTTGCCGGGTTGCTCGGCAATATCGGTTTCAAGGATGGCGAAGCGGACAATTATCTCGGCGCGCGAGGCATCCGTTTCCATATCGCGCCGGGTTCCACGCTGAAGAAAGCGCGGCCCAAGTGGGTGATGGCCGCCGAATTGATGGAAACCACCAAGCTCTATGCGCGCTGTGTGGCGCGTATAGAGCCGGACTGGATAGAGCCCCTGGCGCGCGGCCTGACACAAAGCCACTATAGCGACCCGCGCTGGGACCGCAAGGCTGCCCAAGTCGTGGCATGGGAACGCGTGAGCCTGTATGGCCTCACCGTGGTGCCGCGCCGCCGCGTGCATTACGGCCCGATCAATCCCCAGGAGTCGCGAGAGATATTCATCCGCGAGGCATTGGCGAACATGGAATTCGATACGCGTGCGCCGTTCTTTGCCGCCAACCGCAAGCTGATTGCAGAGATCGAGGAGCTGGAGCACAAGGCGCGGCGGCAGGATGTGCTGGTGGACGAGCATACGCTGTTTGCGTTCTACGATGCCATCATTCCGGCAGGCATCGTCAATGGTGCAGGATTCGAAAAATGGCGCCAGGAGGCGGAAAGGGAAACCCCGCGCCTGCTGTACCTCACGCGCGACCACCTGATGCGTCATGGCGCAGCGGGTGTGACCGAGGTGCAGTTCCCGGAAAGCCTGGAGCTGGATGGCGTGAAACTGCCGTTGAAATACCGTTTCGAGCCGGGCCATCCGCTTGATGGCGTGACGGCGACCGTGCCGCTGGCCTTGCTCAATCAGCTCAACCCGGTCGAGGCGGAATGGCTGGTGCCGGGCATGATACGCGAGAAGGTCACGGCGCTGATCAAGGCGCTGCCCAAGACGCTGCGACGTGTCTGCGTGCCGGTGCCGGATTTCGTGACCGGCTTCCTGGAAACCGCAACCAGGAAGGACGGCGCATTGTTGCCTGCATTGGCGAGCTATATCCAGCAGCGCACCGGCTTGAAGCTGAGTGCCAGCGAATGGCAGGCCGATGCGCTGGACGCGCACCTTTACATGAACTTCCGCGTGGTGGACGAGAAAAACCGCGAGCTTGGCAGCGGCCGCGACTGGCACGCACTCAAGGCCCAGCTTGGCCAGGCCGCGCAGCTGACCTTCCGCAGCAATTCGCCCGGTATCGAGAAAGCCGGCCTCAAGCAATGGGATTTCGGCGACTTGCCGCCGACATTGAGTTTCAGCCGTGACGGGCGCCAATTGACTGGGTACCCGGCGCTGGAGGACAACGGCGACAGTGTTGCCATCAAGCTGTTCGATACCGAGCTGGCCGCGCGGCAATCCCACCGGGCAGGAGTACGCCGGTTGATGCGTTTCGAGCTCAAGGAACAGATGAAGCAACTGGAAAAAGGCCTGCCGGGCTTCAATCAATATGCCTTGCAGTTGCGCAGCATCATGAGTCCGGAAGAGTTGCGCGAGGACATGCTGGTCGCGATCAGTGATCGCGCCTTCATCGGCGAGGATGAGCTTCCGCGCAACAGCCAGGACTTCATGGCATTGAAAGCCCGTGCCCGCACGCGCCTACCGGCAGTCGTGGAGGGCGCAGGCCGGTTGGCAACCGCAATTGCTACGGAATACACGCAGCTCACACAAAAGTTGAACGCCGCTCCGGCCAGCCTGTCCAGAGTCAAGAAGGAGCTGGAGGGCCAGCTTGCGCGCTTGCTGCCCAAGCGTTTTTTCAGTGCGACGCCTTGGGATACCCTGCAGCACCTGCCACGTTATATCAAGGCCATGCGGCTGCGTCTGGAGAAATATCCCGGCGCGATAGAGCGTGATACTCGCAGCGGCCAGGCCGTGCAACAGATCTGGGAGCGCTGGGAATCTCATGTGCAGGGATTGCGCAAGGCAAACCAGGAAGTGCCGCCAGCCGTGCTGGACTATCGCTGGCTGATCGAGGAACTGCGCGTTTCCCTGTTTGCGCAGGAGCTCAAAACACCGTTCCCGGTATCGGTGAAGCGCTTGGATAAGGCCTGGGAAGACATGGTTCGTGCTTAG